From the Elaeis guineensis isolate ETL-2024a chromosome 16, EG11, whole genome shotgun sequence genome, the window GACAGTGCTCATCCCTAGATCGATAGAGATAGGGAATGACATTGATGTCTATTTACAGCCTCTTATTGTCGAGCTGAAATAGTTGTGGAGCATTCAAGATGTTCCAGCTTTTGATGCTTTGATGAATGAGTCATTTTTCAAGTGCGCGGTGCTTATGTggacaataaataattttttagcttATATCCTAATGTCGGGTTGAAGCATGAAAGGTGAGCTAGTGTATTCAATTTGTGAAAAATACATCCAGTCTAAAAGGTTCACACATCGAAGGAGCTTTAGTTTTATGGGACATCAACGCTTCCTCCATTGAAACCATTCATATAGAAGGGATGCACGCTCCTTTGATGGCACTGTTGAAGAAGGTGAGGCACCTAGCCGGATGTCTGGGAGTGAGGTATTAAAAGAGTTGGATAGTCTCAATATTGAATTTAGGAAAGATGATTTGATTGATGGTAAGAAGAAAAAGCATCGATTAAAGGCAGATGACACATAttttaattgaagaaaaaaaagtatATTCTTTGATTTTTCATATTGAGAGATAAACTTATTGTGCCACTGCTTGGATGTCatgcacattgaaaaaaatatgtgtgAGTTCCTATTGGCAATGATCTTGAACATCAAAGATAAGACCAAGGATGATTTGAATTCTCGATTTGACTTGCAAGAATAGGGTATTAGAAAATCACTCCATCCGAAGTCGGTAGGAGAAGAACACTAGAGGCTTTCTCATGCATGCTATGTTATGAATATCTTCGAACAGTCTATATTTCTTCGTGTATTAGAGAACACAAAGATCTCAGATGGGTACTCAAGCAACATATCAAAGCATGTGAATGATAAGGATGTGAGACTTGATGGATTGAAGACTCATGATTATCATGTGTTGATGCAGGAGTTGATCCCAATAGCTATTCATCGtatgttgttaaaaaatataaaaatgactGCTATTCATTTTTGCAACTTTTATAGAGATATTTATGCGAAGATGTTACTTAAGAAAGATGTGAAAGAAATGAAGATAAGGGTAATGACTATATTATATAATCTAGAGAAGATATTTCTACCATCATTTTTTATAGTTATGATACATCTCATCATGCATCTTACGGGAGAAGTTGCACTTGGAGGTCCAGTATTTTATCGATGAATGTACCCCATCGAGAGAAATATTCAAACATTGAAATCTTACATAACGAATATGAATTGTCCAGAGGGATAGCAGAAGGTTATTTGGATCAAGAGTGTATGAATTTTTATACCATGTACTTAAACAAGCTCGAGGCACGTTGTAATCGACCAATAAAAAATCAGGATGATCAATATGAGCCAATTGAGCCTGTATTTGAGTCCATTCCACAGCTAGATAGACTTCTCACTTCATACCACCTCACTGATTTGAGCTTTGAGGAAAGGGACAAGGCGCACCGCTACGTATTGTTCAATTATGATATCATTGAGCCATAGATAAGGTGAGTCACTCAgttttatttatttctcattacttagaaaaaaaatatcctattacatctaaatttattccttatgtagTAAACACAAGGAGGTTATAAGAGTAAAATACGACGCTCTAAGtatgtgaaaaaaaaatacatagcAAAGAGTTTTCTGAGTGGTTCAAAGATTATATAAGCGAGTACATATTTCTACCTTGTACATCCTATTTGAATATATTTACTAATTAGATGTCATCTTCTTAGGTGTGGAGATTATCGCTCGATGATGTGAGTCATGAAGTGCGTGCTCTTTCAATGGAACCTAATCGCACCATGCATGAGTACAAAATGCTCGTCATTAACGACTACAGGTTCAATATTCACAATCGAGCCATAAACATGATGATTCAAAATAGTAGTGTGATGTTGAGTATCACCACTGAATGTTATACTAGTTCGAGGGATTCATAGCCTCTTATGTAGGATTTGAACTATTATGGGGTTGTGGAGAAGATAGTTATCTTAGACTACTATTCTAAAGGGCGGGTTGCGTTGATGAAATACGATTGGTTTGACACTTTGTCTTATTCAGGAATGAAGACTGATGAGTGCGGTTTTACTCTCATCAATATGCAATGCCATCTTCATACTGAAGAACCGTATATACTTGCATCCTAAGCTAGTCAAGTCTTCTACATTAGTGATCCCTTAGAGCCTCTATGGAGTGTTGTTGTGAGGATGGTGTCTAGGCATATCTTTGATGATACTGAGATTAATGATGATGTTGGACTATGCGTACAAAGTGTTCTTCTAGGACAAAATTTATCTGGTGTTATTGAGATCCCAAATACATTTGTTAGGAGTGATGGCAATGTCTATATTATAGATGTCAGTAGGCAATGAGTTCAACATCCTGGTATAAATGCTAGTgtttatttattgatgctctaCTAATGTTATTGTTCAATAACATGTTATATTTGTTAATGTTCATTAACATTATAGGTCATGATGGCATTGAAACACCATCTAGCTTTCACCAGCGCCCCTCGATGGGTTATGTAGAGCTCGACATCTGAGCCACTACCGGCATATCCACCATCCACCTTTGCATCGACTTCAGCTTCGCAGGCACATACTCCTATCGGCACATCTAAGCCTCCATCGGCAGCCACGTGGCCAACCTATGCATCTCCGGCACATACTCCACCCACCGATGAGGCTCCACCAACATCCACATCGTACGATCCCAATGAGAGTAGGTTTTTATtgtatcaattatttatttatttattttttgtatagTTATTGTATACTCTTATATATTCGTAATATATTTTCATTATAGGTACATCATCCAGTAGGATATTTTGCGGTCCCATGTGCATGCTGCATATGTAGAACCACCAGCATCAGATCATACTAGAGTACGATCAAGAGAGGAGGCTAGTAAGGGAGACCGCATGGGAGATATATTTCTTTTTTGGTGTGCTTGTGAGGCGGTCCAACATCATTCTCGTACTACTTGTAGACTGGCAATTGATGGACACTAGTATCAACGACTGGGTGTGGGAGGAGATTTGGGTAAGTGCATCTTAAATATATCTATATGCATGTGATATGTTTATactatgtttgattagaataattttgtaaCTAATTTTTGATAACTTTATGCAGAGGATGGACGACTTTTCAGATCATGAGAAGGCTCGAGATGCCCGACTGCAGAAGATTGAAAAGTTATATCGGAACTACAAGGTTAAGCTCCACAATAGGTGGCTAGAGCATCGCATGGACACAAAGGAGGAGTTTGTTTGTTGGATCCAAAACTGTCCTCCAAGTTAGTGAGAGGGGATGGTCAGGCATTAGAGGAGTCAAGAGTTCTAGGTTTAATttgtaatttataaattttttattacactgataattatatttaattttaacttatgtgatttaaatattttttaagctGCTTCTCGTTAGAACCAAGAGAACCGGACTGCTCAAGAGCATACGCACACTCTCGATCGTAAGTCTATGGCCAGTCATTTGTATAGAGAGGTAATGAATTCTGATCCTTTAGTTTACAAGTTATTGAATTGTTGTTTTTGCAAATTTCTAACAAGCTAATTGATTGTTATAGTTGACGAGAGAGGAGGTGATGCCTAGCCGTAGCGCCATCTTTCGATCGAATCATACGGACAAGAAGGACAGGCCGATGAACGCCACGATCGGGAGGATTTTTATAAGTAATAACCGGAGTATGCTTATTATTATAGTATTTcttatgagattttatttgaGTTTATAATTACAGAAGCAGTTAGATGCACTTTCAAGTGAGGCCTAAACATCTCTGATCCCCATAACCATCTGTCTCAGATCTTGAGACCTGATCACTCTGGGAGGATTCATTGCGGGCCTGAACATATACCGATGAGCTACTAGTCTGAGGAGAGCATCTCCTCACATGCTTTCAGAGTCGTTAGTCAAGAGCAGCTTGATGAGGCCTTGGTGCAGGTAGCTCGGGCTCAAAAGCACGCATCTGAGGCTGAAGAGTGCGTATCTCAGCTACACAGCATCATGTCCGCTATGGTGACACAGCTGTTCGCTTATCTTGGAGCTGATTTTTTGAACATTCAGGATGTTGGCTAGCATTTCAGCTCCAGTCCCTCCCACTCCTGCTACAGTCCCTTCCGATCCTACTTCAGTCCCTCCTGATGATGACGAGATGCTTGAAGAGGAGGATTTTGATTtgcataatttttgatatattttatttttatttaaaaaatattataatataatttaaataatataatttgagtatttgagaaatattgtgCTTGTTTTtgagttttatgtaaaatttttgatttttgcaaGTTTTAGTTTGAGTAATTATAAATTGAATTGCATCTATGaagtaaaaaaagataaaaaataataattttaaattttttttactgatcAACAGGTTATAGCAGCGGTTGCAAAACCGCTGCCGTAGTTTGAAATATGACAGTGATTTCATAATCGCTGCTATAGAAGATATAGCAGCTTTTATGAAATCGCTGCTATAgactatagcagcggttatagaACCACTGCTATAGATGGCTATAGCAATGGAGTTGCGGTTATCCAACCACTGCTATAGCCAATCTATAATAGCGATTAAAAAATCGCTGCTATACAATTTGTTATAGCAGCGGCTGAGTAACCACTGCTATATCCTATATATGGCAGCAGTTGCAGCAATCGCTGCCATAGACCTATGGTGATGGTGACAGTGACAATGGTTATGCAATCACTGCCGTAGGCTATAGCGGTGATTTTTTTGGTTACAGTAGTCTCTTTCTATAGTAGTGATGTGTTTGGCTATGGTGATGGCGACAGTGACAATGGAACCACTGTCGTAGTCCCTTTCTATAATAGTGAATGGTAACAGCATTAAACTACTGCCATAGTCTCTTTCTATAGTAGTGGATAGTAATAGCATGATGAgatagagagaaattctttgtccaTCATCTTCGATggagaaaaaatatattattttacttgATTGGGCCATATTGTGCAAATAATAATGAGGCAAGTATTTAAtatagttcaatttttttttcaatttttttttgactaaaatgtcattttcttctttttgttttattttgcTCATGCTTGACTAGAATATCAtagataataataaaatattataacattcaatatgatatcataaaaaataacatgaCATTGTAATAATGGTATGATAttttacagaatgtcataataatgGTATGACATCCTATTACATCCTTTTACATCACACAAAATAACAAGATATCATACTAATTGTCACAGCTCCTTGAATTGGGGATGGATCGAGCACGGATCAAGGTGCAAACCAAATCGGGTCGCTGGACGGGTTCGAGGTCTAACCATACTCTCTTGAGATTTGGGCAACTTGGAGATTAAATCTGAGCCCTAGAATCATCTAGAGAAATATGTACAAGATCTAAAAAAAGTACCCAAGAGCATGGGGTCATGGATACGTGCTCCAAGATATGTATTGGTGAGAATACATGCTGATTCATTATCAGGTGAGAAGTTGCTGCAATGAGGCTGATTCAGTGTTACGGGCTTATCTTGAAGCATGGGCCTAACTTCGATGATTGGACTGTATGGAGATGCATGCCACTGATGGAAGAATGTGGCATGAGTCCCAAGAAGATAAGAAACAAGCTGTACACATGTCTCTATAACAGAAACACATCTCCCACGTGTCTCCATAACAGAATGTGGTTTCAGACAGTTTCGGGGGTGCAGCTTTGACGAGTATTCTGAAAACTGCACAGAAGGTGGTTCAAAGTGGGGGATAGTGCTATCTTAAAGAATTTTTTGTTTCAAATCCAACGGATCAAGTTTCGTTGTAATCCGGTTTGTTTAGGGTATGAACTTGACAGTTCGAACTGATTACATAGAATCCTGCGAGAGCAAGGATTTCGCAACTACCTGGAGTTTATCCTTATCTTATACATGGATAGTTGAGTTCGTGAGGGACTTGTAACTTGGGGTTATTTCTCTTTAAAAAGACCCTCAAAAGTggggttagagagagagagatcattgaGGGATCTTCTTGTATCTATGAGAGATCGAGAGATCGGGAGAGCTTCTATTGTAATCAAGTAAgtgattatttaataaaaattctctTCTCCATAGTTCTTCTTCGTGGTGTTCCTGGTGTCGTGTTCAATGCATAATCTTGTTGGGCATGGTCTAAGCCATAGAGACTAGATTCCCACACTAGGTAGACTGATCGATTCTTTTCAGCTCTATAAAGAGCAGACCGAGCTGCACGTTTGTTTGGATTAGCTCTGAGATCCTTTCATACGTGTCACTTGATATCAGAGtgatatcaaaaatgaagaagatgaCCTCTACATCAGCATCCATAGTGGGAATGGGGGATTCATCATCCTTGACCTTGGATCCCAATCCTACCTCAGGAGGAGGCACAGCAATGGGTGGAGCACATCCAGTTGATGATTCCCTGCAAGGGCTGTGGATTGCATCTCCGATTTTTTTTGCCGACTATCGATTATGGAGATGTGACGTCCAGATAGCTGAGATTGAAGGGCAAGTGGAGGACCTTGAGGGGAAGGACGCAATCGTTCAGGGTGAGATTGCTGCTCAGCTGAACCATATTTTCTTTGATATGGAGCAATGCTACAAGGAAGTGCTGCAGCGTAATGAGGAGTTGGAGGCCATGATGAAGGCTCTCCAAATTCAGATGGTTGACCTTCTAAAGAAAAAAGTCACCATGGGTGTGTTCTCTTCTACATCGACAATGGAGGTCACAAGTGAAGCTACACATCTCCTGCACAAGCTTGATGTTCCCAAGCTGCAGGAGTTCTGTGGATGGCAGTCCGTGAAGGAGGTGGATAACTTTCTTTTTGCCGTGGAACAATATCTGCAGGTTACTGACGTAAGGGGGAAGCCATGAAGGTGAGCACGACGGCCATATTCTTGAGGGATGTGGCGATGCTTTGGTGGCGACGTCGGGCTGACGATGTGAAGCGAGGGGCTGTTCCAATCACCACTTGGGCACAGTTCCAAACTGAACTTCGAAAGTAATTCTTCCCCGAGTTCGCTAAGGATGATGCTCGAGCACGACTACGACGACTCATGCAAAAGGGTGATGTGCGTGAGTATGTGCGAGAGTTTAGCGAACTATTATTGGAGGTACCAAATCTCAGCAATGAGGACTCTCTCTTCACCTTCCTTGATGGGCTTAAATCATGGGCCAAGATGGAGTTGCAGCGAAGGGGAGTCAAGAGTTTGAATGAGGCGATAGCTTAAGCGGAGGCTCTCATTGAGTCCAAGACTCAACCTACAGCTCCCAAAGCCCAAGCATCAAAAAGGGGCAAAGGTGGGGGAGCGAAATCAGATTACAAAGGAGGTGAAAAAGGCTCGAATCTTGGCTCCTCAAGTGGAGGGGCTTCCCAAGCAAAGGGCAAAGGGGTGGTGCAAGGTACCAGCACTATCTCATGCTACATCTGCAATGGACCTCACAAGGTGAAGGATTGTCCATTGAGGGGCAAGATGGCATCTATGACGGTGGAGGAGCAGCAAGAGACTGACCAAGGGATGGGTTTACTCAGTCTCAATACCCTGAAGGTCAAGGGGCCGCGAGGCTTACTTTATGCACCCGTCAGTATTGATGGTCACACCTTCCAGGCACTCATTGATATGGATGCCACCGACTTCTTCATGTACTCAACAACGGTGAAGAAGCTCAACCTGAAGATTGAACGTGATGAGCACACATTCAAGGCAGTCAACTCCGCAGAGGTAGCTACAAGTGGAACAGAGAAGGATGTTGAGATCCAATTCGATGCATGGATCGGACAGGTGACAATGGTAGTTGCCCCTATCGATGACTACGAGGTGGTCATTGGTATGTCCTTGCTTACCTTGCTACAAGCCATGGTGAAGGAGGATTCAGATGTGGTGGTGGTCCTGAATTTAAGCGGACCTTGCGTGGTTCAAGGGAAGCGAGTTAGAGGGACTCCGCTGCGAGTCCTATTGGCGATGCAACTTGCTAAGGGGCTGAGAAGGGGACTTCCAACATACATTGCGTCCCTTCAGAAAAAAGACCTATTGGAAGGAGAGGAGATTCCAGCACCCATCGAGGGTGTTCTCACTGAGTTCGGGGATGTGATGCCCCCTGAATTACCCAAGCAATTGCCACCAAGGAGGGGAATTGATCATCAGATTGATTTGGTGCATGGAGCACGTCCACCAGCTCAAGCACCATGTAGGATGGCCCCACCTGAACTCCAAGAGCTGAGGAGGCAACTAACAGAGTTGGTGGATAGTGGGTTTATCCGACCTTTGAAGAGTCCGTATAGAGCACCAGTACTCTTTCAGAAGAAGTATGATAGTTTGTTGAGACTCTGCATTGACTACAGAGCCCTCAACAAACTCACAGTGAAGAACAAGTACCCCATTCCTCGGATTGATGATTTGTTCGATCAACTTGATAAGGCACGATGGTTTTTCAAGTTGGACCTTCGCAGCAGGTACTATCAGGTTCACATGGCAGAGGAGGACATCGAGAAGACTGCATGTGTGATGAGGTATGGGAGCTTCGAGTACCttttcatgccttttggcctcaccaATGCACCAACAACCTTCTGTGCTCTGATGCAATGTATACTCTACGATTTCATCGACAAATTTGTAGTAGTATACTTGAATGATATTGTTGTATATAGTCGGACATTGCACGAGCATGTGGTACACTTGAGGCAAGTCTTCTCCATCTTACGGCAACACCAACtcttcatgaagagagagaagtgCGTGTTTGTACAGCAGAAGGTGCCATTCCTTGGGCACATCATTGAGGATGGAAAGCTCATGATGGATCCCTCGAAAATTTCAGCCATAGCCAAGTGGGAGGTACCTACATGTGTTACACACTTGCGCTCTTTTCTTGGATTGACAAATTACTACAGGAGATTCATCATCAGATATTTGAAGTTATGCGCCCTATTGACAGATTTGTTGAAGAAGGATCGACCATGGCGGTGGTCGGATCAATGTCAAGAGGCATTCGATCATCTCAAGCAAGTGATCACAGAGGAGCCGGTCCTTGTGCTACCGGACTTCTCCATTCCTTTTGAAGTTTACATCGATGCATCGAATTTCGCCATTGGAGGGGTGCTCATGCAGGAAGGGCATCCAGTGGCCTACAAGAATCAAAAATTGAACGACACCAAGTGTAGGTATACGGTTCATGAGAAGGAGATGACAGTAGTTATGCACTACCTTCGAACCTGGTGCCATTACCTCCTCGGATCCAAGTTTGTGATGCGCACGGACAACGTGGCCACAAGCTACTTCCAAACCCAGCCAAAGCTCACCCCCAAGCAGGCGAGATGGCAGTAGTTTCTCGttgaatttgatttctatattgaGTATAAGTCAGGCCGAACCAATTCGGTCCCTGATGCCTTGAGCAGGAAGGCACAGTTGGCTACGGTTTCTTCCACTTCCGGACCAACAAGTGACCTAATGGAGAGGGTCAAGATCAAGATGGAAAAGGATCCATGGGCCACATCCATGGGTGAACTCATCAAGGACGGCAAGGCATGCCATTTCTGGACCGAAGGTGGGCTGATTTTGACACGAGGGCGGCATGTCTATGTGCCTTTAGGCGGAGGGCTGAGATGCGAGGTACTGCGAGAGCACTATGATTTTATGTGGGCGGGACACCAGGGGGTGCATCGGACCCAAGCTCTCATAAAACACAGCTACTATTGGCCGAAGATGCGGGATGACATCGAGGAGTATGTTCGCACTTGTCTAGTATGCCAACAAGACAAGGTTGAACATCAGTGACCTCCGAAAATGTTGGAGCCATTGCCTACACTGAAGCGTTCATGGGAGAGCATCTCCATGGATTTCATCATCGATTATCTCTAGTGGATGGGCATAGTTCCATCATGGTAGTGGTGGATCATTTTTCAAATTATGGAGTTTTCATTCCAGCACCTACTACTTGCCATGCGGAGGATGTGGCGTGGTTGTTCTTCACATATATGGTGAAATATTGGGGGATACCGTGGAGTATTGTTTCTGATCATGATGCTCGCTTCACGGAAGATTCTGGATCGAGTTATTTCAGATACTCGGAATGGAGCTAAAGATATCCACCGCCTTCCACCCTCAGACTGATGGCCAAACGGAGCGAACAAATGCATTATTGGAGATGTATTTGAGGCATTATGTGAGTGCCAACCAGTGGGATTGGGTGCAACTCTTGGACCAAGCCCAATTCAGCTACAACTTGCAGCGATCGGAGTCAACCGAAAAGTCACCATTTGAGGTGATAACAGGGCAGCAACCAGACACTCCAAGAAGTATCGCAGCAGACTACATGGGACgtaaataagatatcattttatatctTATAAATACTTATCAGAAAATAATATTACTGGTACAGGATATCATACCAAATATAAGATATCCTAATATTGTTCTAGATGTTATAGGATCCGTAGAAAAGATGGTATTTTGGtcagaaaaattttttaaaaaaattaaataatattaaatatatattttattattaatgcaCTTTTTGGGCGATGGATAAAGAATTTCTCATAAGATAGATTTTGTCCTGGAATAACCTAGCACACCAGCACCAAGGCCTGTCATGTCTCCTCCGAGGGGTGACGTGCTGGCACAATGACggaaaggtggtcgaccgggcCTGTGTTCCTTGGCTGTTATTAGAACGGGACCCTAATGCCCTTAGGGCCTCAGATGGTTTGGCAGACAGAGGCTTCAGTCATGCATGGATCTTTCCTAGTGTGAGCTTGCCaacttggatttcttatttgtttCCCCAATGTACGTATTTCCTGGGTGCCACGCAAGATCGGTACGTATTTTTCAAATACCACGTATTTAAGTGAAATGTGTgtgaaaaaattattgattaaaataattttactatGTAAATCTTacgttatttaataaaaaattaatatatccttaaaaaaatatatattttttatttaaaatagtattttttttatttaaaaatttcagtCAAGTATGAATAGCAGTGCATTTTTTTTACGTTTTTGGACGACGTAGATGACGTGCCAATTTGTTATTGGGTGGTGCAAGTTACACAGGTGAAACTGTTATAACCAATAATTTCCCGGGTGGGAGGAGAGAGTTCACGTGTCGCATTTATTCTTTTAATAATCAGAGTCTTTGATTGCAGTCTGGCTGGAAGCCGTTGATGCTCTAATGTCACAAGAGATCCAGATCTGTACTTTGATTGCTGATGCTTACGTCTGCAAACGGGTCAGGACACAACTCGGTCTCAACCTGGTTAGGGGGCTTGATGCCAGTCTTCCTCCAGTGTATTCTGATTTGAGTGCATGTCAAGGTCCGGATCTAAACAATGACCCATTTGAATAATTGGACTTGGGCTCCATCAAACAAATagcatttctgaaaagagaaatgtTTTGTGCATCGTAGGTGGTGTAGCACCGCAGATATCACCCATGGTGATTAACCCATATGTGaggttgaaaaatttttttttttttttttcagacatCGCATCCCGACTTCGTGTATGAGTCAATCACCATGGATGGTGCGCTCGGAGTGCACAAAGCATTTCCTTTCGAAAAATTTTTTGTCTTGCCTAATCGAACAATCCGTATTAGCCATCACATCACGGGcccaatccaaattgatcctGCTGGATTGGACTTGACCCAGGAATCAATGACTTTCAAATCTCTATCCCCTTCATCATTTAATTTGTTGACAtgtctatatttataaaaattgggTGCTCATGGTATTATTTGCAGGTAAATTGATCAATTAACTAGAATGTGTACTTTCTTTAATCTTGCATTGAACCTTAACATAAATCTGACCCAATTTGGACTAGAATGTGTTGAGTTGGTTGGATGTCATGTTTGACCCAACGTAGCTCAAATGGCCCATTAGTCTAAGAAGTTTTCAGTAAATTAAAGTTGCCCAACCGTGCCTCGCGGTGGCGGGACTGCAGGTGAGTTGGGCTGCGATGGATATCCCAGGGAGCCTATATATGACAAGTGCAAGTGTGCAACTCCATTTGGAGGTACTTATCGTGCATCAATATTCATTCTATCAGGTACATTTAATTGCTCCTAACCATCATCGATCCAAGATCCTTTACTAGAAAAACGGATCTAAGATCCAAGATTGCACAATGGTTTGGTGGTGTGTCTACAGGACCTACAAATCCTTTGTTGCACGTAATCAAGCGTTGAATTTTCCCAAAAGCACGTTCCATATATTCTAGCATCAACTGGGTTTCAAATGGTTGCAAGGATTCCCCCCAACCTTTATCATCACTCCCGGTCCCATTGTTTAGTCTCATTCGTAAGTAGATCAATCCTTCAATTGTGCTATTATTTTATACTCTCCAGCCCCAAAGACATCCACAATGGCCGCTTTCGAGATCTGATTTCCAAATTCAAGTTGGCATCTGTTGTACCATTGATCGAGTTTAAGAGGAGATGGTAACATATATGGATAGGTTAATCGAAGGAACCTTTATTGATAGTAATACTTCTTGCGCATCCCTTGTACATGGCTTTattaatatcttttttttaatccaTCATATTTTCACGGGCAATCCACGGGCACACCAACTTTGGACTTCCAACGGAATACGTCCGTCAGCACCGTCGTCGACCGCAGCGACGCCTTCAGCAGCTCCAGCCCCTACCAAATTAAAAaaccaccaactccataagggaATTAGCACAACAACAATTAATATCCCTGTCAACTATCCACAAATCCTGAATCCTATCGAAGTGTTTAAAcctcaaaaagaagagaaaaaaaaatataaaaaagaaaaaagctagCTAACCTCTTCCATGCCCAATTCCACGGTCCATTCATAGAGTGAGGACACGTCCTTAATGTGCAACTTATCAAGCAGAGTAATAGCAGAGGTGG encodes:
- the LOC140854269 gene encoding uncharacterized protein; the encoded protein is MELKISTAFHPQTDGQTERTNALLEMYLRHYVSANQWDWVQLLDQAQFSYNLQRSESTEKSPFEVITGQQPDTPRSIAADYMGLWLEAVDALMSQEIQICTLIADAYVCKRVRTQLGLNLVRGLDASLPPVWCSTADITHGD